Proteins encoded in a region of the Triticum dicoccoides isolate Atlit2015 ecotype Zavitan chromosome 3A, WEW_v2.0, whole genome shotgun sequence genome:
- the LOC119268068 gene encoding uncharacterized protein LOC119268068 translates to MAGLDEHGLDPASAGGPRAEECGLDRDSASGGTTEEEGKAGEQQPASGAAAAGLFSCLASAASSPPRVVGPLLRPHSRPSPSLGPHGNGRVFRSGFRRGKGEIERLDGAMTDTRRRLASVSATHGAAGSAGSGRGRLGRQRARRSRPGARIGGDAHTRSDGDRFCCQHRGHTASTFQVEWSTQFCPES, encoded by the coding sequence ATGGCCGGCCTCGACGAGCACGGCCTTGATCCGGCCTCAGCCGGAGGACCTCGAGCCGAGGAGTGCGGCCTCGATCGGGACTCGGCATCTGGGGGGACGACGGAGGAGGAGGGGAAAGCAGGGGAGCAGCAGCCAGCatctggggcggcggcggctggactctTCTCCTGTCTCGCctcggccgcctcctctcctccccgcGTCGTCGGCCCCCTCCTTCGTCCTCATAGCCGACCATCTCCGTCACTTGGGCCCCATGGCAACGGCAGGGTCTTCCGGTCGGGATTTAGACGAGGAAAAGGTGAAATCGAGCGTCTCGATGGTGCCATGACTGATACACGGCGACGGCTAGCGTCTGTGAGCGCCACACATGGTGCAGCAGGCTCGGCGGGCAGCGGGCGCGGCAGGCTCGGCAGGCAGCGGGCGCGGCGGTCAAGGCCAGGGGCGCGGATTGGGGGAGATGCGCACACGAGGAGCGATGGCGACCGCTTCTGTTGCCAACACCGAG